One window of the Shewanella khirikhana genome contains the following:
- the miaA gene encoding tRNA (adenosine(37)-N6)-dimethylallyltransferase MiaA, whose protein sequence is MNTNTDRTDLPKVLFLMGPTASGKTALALELAEHHNCEIISVDSALIYRGMDIGTAKPTAAELARGPHRLIDILDPLESYSAADFRADAVREIEDILSRGKTPLLVGGTMMYFKTLLDGLSPLPSADDAVRAGIAADVEAKGWQALHDELKQIDPVAAERIHPNDPQRLSRAIEVYRITGKTLTELTQTKAESLPYRMVQFAIAPKERKTLHQLIGQRFEAMLEQGFIDEVAGLKDRGDLHLELPSMRCVGYRQVWQYLEGQYDHDTMVEKAVAATRQLAKRQLTWLRGWPDLQWLISGDEGNLEKLVQQSR, encoded by the coding sequence ATGAACACAAACACTGATCGAACAGACCTGCCCAAGGTGCTGTTTTTGATGGGGCCAACCGCTTCGGGTAAGACCGCTTTGGCACTGGAGCTGGCCGAGCACCACAACTGCGAAATCATCTCAGTTGATTCGGCGCTGATTTATCGCGGTATGGATATAGGTACCGCCAAACCCACGGCCGCTGAATTGGCCCGTGGGCCTCATCGGCTGATTGATATTCTCGATCCGCTGGAGAGCTACTCGGCTGCGGATTTCCGTGCCGATGCCGTAAGGGAAATAGAAGACATTCTTTCCCGAGGCAAGACCCCGCTGTTGGTGGGGGGAACCATGATGTATTTCAAGACCTTGCTAGATGGTCTCTCGCCACTGCCCAGTGCCGATGATGCCGTCAGAGCCGGGATTGCAGCGGATGTGGAAGCCAAAGGCTGGCAGGCGCTTCATGATGAATTGAAGCAGATTGACCCTGTGGCCGCCGAGCGTATTCATCCCAACGATCCCCAGCGCCTGTCGCGGGCGATTGAGGTCTATCGGATCACCGGTAAGACATTGACTGAGCTCACTCAAACCAAAGCTGAGTCCTTGCCGTACCGGATGGTGCAATTTGCTATTGCACCCAAGGAGCGCAAAACCCTGCACCAGCTTATCGGGCAGCGGTTTGAAGCCATGCTTGAGCAGGGCTTTATCGACGAAGTGGCTGGGCTTAAGGACAGGGGCGACCTGCACCTTGAGTTACCCTCGATGCGCTGCGTGGGCTACCGACAGGTATGGCAGTACCTGGAGGGGCAATATGACCATGATACTATGGTCGAAAAAGCTGTTGCCGCCACTAGGCAATTGGCCAAGCGTCAATTAACATGGTTGCGGGGATGGCCTGATTTGCAATGGCTGATTAGCGGCGACGAAGGGAATTTGGAGAAACTTGTACAGCAATCCCGGTAG
- the mutL gene encoding DNA mismatch repair endonuclease MutL, with the protein MAIQVLPPQLANQIAAGEVVERPASVIKELVENSLDAGATRVDIDIDKGGSKLIRIRDNGGGIPKDELALALARHATSKVQTLEDLEAILSFGFRGEALASISSVSRLTLTSRTAEQAEAWQAYAEGSEVALKVMPAAHPVGTTIEVADLFFNTPARRRFLKSDKTEFTHIDEWLKRIALVRSDVHFSLTHNGKPVRQFRAASTEAQYLQRLGQVAGRAFADTAIKVDCRHDGMHLGGYLQSPALNDSVDCHYFYVNGRLVRDRLVNHAVRQAFAECGALEQGGFVLRLDVDPHQVDVNVHPAKHEVRFHQARYVHDFILQVLQSALSQMRDLPLTTNALKDDFSSAQSRDNEPEPAKAVAESHAGYRTESAEYVDAFALGGGMQHSGVGSHNLRGAAPASASAGFGQTTSERGSYSTSSGQGSRYVRDNFAQPGFGDKSSRDRQLAAQHYGELLSTTAASPSTTASGMAANAAGQQLSVPSMPPLLDGQYWVLCEGANLKLLSLAKVAKDLLQQELIVRLPTGLIGQPLLMPVSVQADADWADILQSRDALLRKMGLELAIRYQQLIIKKVPPYLRDSQLARLIPELLAWIQHEAPADEALAHWLAAQVSGFEAAPRLWQRLQALDTDAQQRILESARELPWQTWLDEHKH; encoded by the coding sequence ATGGCAATTCAGGTATTGCCACCCCAGTTGGCAAACCAGATTGCAGCCGGCGAGGTGGTGGAGCGGCCAGCCTCTGTCATCAAAGAGCTGGTGGAAAACAGTCTGGACGCCGGTGCTACCCGGGTCGATATCGATATCGACAAAGGCGGCAGCAAGCTTATCCGCATTCGCGACAATGGCGGTGGCATCCCCAAGGATGAGCTGGCATTGGCGCTGGCCCGTCATGCCACCTCCAAGGTGCAAACTCTGGAAGACCTGGAAGCCATTCTGAGTTTTGGTTTTCGCGGCGAAGCGCTGGCGAGTATCAGCTCAGTCTCCCGTCTTACCTTAACCTCGCGTACCGCTGAGCAGGCCGAGGCCTGGCAGGCCTATGCTGAAGGCTCGGAAGTTGCCCTTAAGGTCATGCCTGCCGCCCATCCGGTGGGCACCACCATTGAAGTGGCCGACCTCTTCTTTAATACCCCGGCCCGCAGGCGTTTTTTAAAGAGCGACAAAACCGAATTCACCCATATTGATGAGTGGCTTAAGCGGATAGCTCTGGTACGCTCTGACGTGCATTTTTCCCTGACTCACAACGGCAAACCCGTACGCCAGTTCCGCGCGGCTTCCACCGAAGCTCAGTATCTGCAGCGGCTGGGGCAGGTTGCCGGACGTGCCTTTGCTGACACAGCAATCAAGGTAGATTGTCGTCATGATGGGATGCATCTTGGCGGATATCTGCAGTCTCCCGCGCTGAACGACTCAGTCGATTGTCACTATTTCTATGTGAACGGACGCCTGGTGCGCGACCGTCTGGTGAACCACGCGGTGCGTCAGGCGTTTGCCGAATGCGGCGCGTTGGAGCAGGGCGGTTTTGTGTTGCGGCTCGATGTGGATCCCCACCAGGTGGATGTGAATGTGCACCCGGCAAAGCACGAGGTCCGCTTCCATCAGGCCCGCTATGTTCATGATTTTATTTTGCAGGTGCTGCAATCGGCCTTGAGTCAGATGCGTGACTTGCCGCTGACAACGAACGCTCTAAAGGATGACTTTAGCAGCGCCCAGAGCCGGGATAACGAACCGGAGCCAGCAAAGGCCGTGGCTGAGTCCCACGCGGGCTATCGCACCGAGAGCGCCGAATACGTTGATGCCTTTGCGCTGGGTGGCGGCATGCAGCATTCAGGTGTTGGCAGCCACAACCTGCGTGGCGCCGCTCCGGCTTCGGCTTCGGCTGGATTTGGGCAGACGACATCCGAGCGCGGCAGCTATAGCACCAGTTCAGGCCAGGGCAGCCGTTATGTGCGGGATAATTTTGCTCAGCCGGGCTTTGGTGACAAAAGTAGCCGGGACAGGCAACTTGCAGCGCAGCATTACGGCGAGCTGTTATCTACGACAGCTGCGAGCCCATCGACTACAGCCAGCGGCATGGCAGCCAATGCTGCTGGACAGCAGCTGAGCGTGCCATCGATGCCGCCCCTGCTCGATGGTCAGTACTGGGTCCTGTGTGAAGGCGCCAATCTCAAGCTGCTTTCCCTTGCCAAAGTGGCAAAAGACCTGCTGCAGCAAGAGCTTATCGTTAGGTTGCCAACAGGGCTGATAGGTCAGCCGCTGCTGATGCCTGTGTCGGTGCAGGCGGACGCAGACTGGGCCGATATATTGCAAAGTCGTGATGCCTTACTCAGGAAAATGGGGCTTGAACTGGCAATTCGCTATCAGCAGTTGATAATCAAAAAAGTGCCCCCATATCTGAGGGACAGTCAGCTGGCGCGGCTTATTCCTGAGCTGCTTGCCTGGATACAGCACGAAGCTCCGGCTGACGAGGCGCTGGCCCATTGGCTGGCTGCGCAGGTCAGCGGTTTTGAGGCGGCGCCCAGGCTGTGGCAGCGCTTGCAGGCACTGGATACTGACGCACAGCAACGCATTTTAGAGAGTGCCCGGGAATTGCCCTGGCAGACATGGCTTGATGAACACAAACACTGA
- the hflK gene encoding FtsH protease activity modulator HflK has product MAWNEPGNKGQDPWGNKGGNDKGPPDLDEVFRNISKRFGGKGNGVGFGGLGIILALGAAVWFLSGFYTIKTAERGVHLRFGEYIGEVGPGLRWKATFIDEVFPVDVEAFRTIPAAGSILTSDENVVQVELAVQYKVTDAYQYLFSAVDANSSLREATDSALRYVVGHSRMDDILTTGRDKIRTDTWAELERIIEPYKLGLTIVDVNFLPARPPEEVKDAFDDAIAAQEDEQRYIREAEAYQREVEPRARGQEQRIAEDARAYKAQVVQQAQGAVARFDKMLPEYKAAPEVTRQRLYIEAMEEVLSGNNKVLIDAKNNGNLMYLPLDKLMNPAVGASNNGDSGVSSQNHVDSSASSRSTGMPVSGRPSREDRVRQGRE; this is encoded by the coding sequence ATGGCTTGGAACGAGCCCGGTAACAAGGGTCAGGACCCTTGGGGAAACAAGGGTGGCAACGATAAGGGGCCACCGGATCTGGACGAAGTCTTTCGTAATATTTCCAAACGCTTTGGTGGCAAGGGTAATGGCGTCGGTTTCGGCGGCCTGGGTATTATCCTCGCGCTGGGCGCTGCTGTGTGGTTCCTGTCTGGGTTTTATACCATCAAGACAGCAGAGCGTGGCGTTCACCTGCGCTTTGGTGAATACATAGGTGAAGTAGGCCCCGGCCTGCGCTGGAAAGCCACCTTTATCGATGAAGTCTTCCCGGTGGACGTGGAGGCCTTCCGCACCATTCCTGCCGCTGGCAGCATCCTGACTTCCGATGAAAACGTGGTACAGGTTGAGCTGGCAGTGCAGTACAAGGTGACTGACGCTTACCAGTATCTGTTCAGTGCCGTGGATGCCAATTCTTCGTTGCGCGAAGCTACCGACAGCGCCCTGCGCTACGTGGTGGGTCACTCCCGCATGGATGACATCCTCACCACTGGCCGTGACAAAATCCGTACCGATACCTGGGCTGAGCTTGAGCGAATTATTGAGCCTTACAAGCTGGGCTTGACCATCGTTGACGTGAACTTCCTGCCGGCCCGTCCGCCGGAAGAAGTGAAAGACGCCTTCGATGACGCCATTGCAGCACAGGAAGACGAACAGCGTTATATCCGTGAAGCCGAAGCCTACCAGCGTGAAGTTGAACCTCGCGCCCGTGGTCAGGAACAGCGTATTGCCGAAGACGCCCGTGCCTACAAGGCGCAGGTGGTTCAGCAGGCTCAGGGTGCCGTGGCGCGCTTTGACAAGATGCTGCCTGAGTACAAGGCTGCTCCGGAAGTAACCCGTCAGCGCCTGTATATCGAGGCAATGGAAGAGGTTCTTTCCGGCAACAACAAGGTGCTCATCGATGCCAAAAACAATGGCAATCTGATGTACCTGCCGTTGGATAAGCTGATGAATCCGGCTGTTGGCGCAAGCAACAACGGTGATTCAGGTGTGTCTTCCCAAAACCATGTGGACTCAAGCGCTTCCAGCCGCTCAACTGGCATGCCGGTAAGTGGTCGTCCGTCCCGTGAAGATCGTGTTCGCCAGGGGAGGGAATAA
- a CDS encoding N-acetylmuramoyl-L-alanine amidase, with product MNRTINRLLFIFFLLFSIEGLAANKLEGVRIWAAPESTRVVFDLTAKPSYTQSTLVAPDRLVVDLDDTQTKLALDKIANNSKLVKRVRLSKPPKKGVLRVVIDLNRPVNANLFSLPPTDPYGNRLVVDLEEKTNDARTIVAPTESARDIIVAIDAGHGGDDPGSIGPSGLYEKKVALEIAKRVQKKIDATPGMKAVMTRTGDYFVNLNKRSDLARKHRADLLVSIHADAFTSPNPKGASVWVLSMRRANSEIGRWLEQKEKHSELLGGAGEIIQNADNEQYLAMTLLDMSMDRSMAISHSIASDILKDLGKVTELHKSRPESASLAVLKSPDIPSILVETGFISNPKEESLLKNSAHQDKLARAIHAGVLRYFEANAPSDSLLAKRSGSSKHKVSRGESLSVIAAQYGVSVTALRQANNLKSDTLRIGQQLVIPKG from the coding sequence ATGAATAGAACAATAAACAGACTCCTTTTTATTTTTTTCCTGTTGTTTTCGATTGAAGGTCTGGCGGCCAATAAACTCGAAGGCGTCAGGATTTGGGCGGCGCCGGAATCGACCCGGGTAGTGTTTGATCTCACTGCCAAGCCTTCTTACACCCAATCGACACTGGTTGCCCCCGACCGCCTGGTGGTGGATCTGGACGACACCCAGACCAAACTGGCGCTCGATAAAATCGCCAACAACTCCAAGCTGGTTAAGCGGGTTCGCCTCAGCAAGCCGCCTAAAAAAGGCGTGCTGCGGGTCGTGATTGACTTAAACCGGCCGGTGAACGCCAATCTGTTTTCTCTGCCGCCAACCGACCCCTACGGCAATCGCCTCGTCGTTGATTTGGAAGAGAAAACCAATGATGCCCGTACCATAGTGGCGCCCACCGAATCGGCGCGGGATATCATAGTGGCCATCGATGCCGGTCACGGTGGTGACGACCCTGGCTCCATCGGCCCTTCGGGTTTGTATGAGAAAAAGGTCGCGCTGGAAATTGCCAAGCGAGTGCAAAAGAAAATCGATGCTACCCCGGGCATGAAAGCCGTGATGACCCGCACCGGTGACTACTTCGTCAATTTGAACAAGCGCTCGGATCTGGCCCGTAAGCACAGGGCCGATCTGTTGGTATCTATTCACGCCGATGCCTTTACCTCACCAAACCCCAAAGGGGCGTCGGTGTGGGTGCTGTCGATGCGCAGGGCCAACAGTGAAATCGGTCGCTGGCTTGAACAGAAAGAAAAACACTCTGAGCTGCTTGGCGGCGCCGGGGAAATCATCCAGAACGCCGATAACGAGCAGTATTTGGCGATGACGCTGTTGGATATGTCGATGGACCGCTCCATGGCCATCAGCCACAGTATCGCCAGCGATATCCTCAAGGACCTGGGCAAGGTTACTGAACTGCACAAGAGCCGCCCCGAGTCGGCGAGTCTGGCGGTGCTCAAGTCGCCTGACATCCCATCGATTCTGGTGGAAACCGGCTTTATCTCCAATCCAAAAGAAGAGTCGCTGCTGAAGAATTCCGCCCATCAGGATAAATTGGCCCGTGCCATTCATGCCGGTGTGCTGCGCTATTTTGAGGCCAATGCCCCCAGTGATTCGTTGCTGGCAAAACGCAGCGGCAGCAGCAAGCACAAGGTAAGCCGCGGCGAATCGCTGTCGGTGATCGCGGCCCAGTATGGGGTGTCTGTGACTGCGCTGCGTCAGGCCAATAACCTTAAGTCCGATACCCTGCGTATTGGCCAGCAGTTGGTTATTCCCAAAGGTTAA
- the hfq gene encoding RNA chaperone Hfq, whose amino-acid sequence MAKGQSLQDPFLNALRRERVPVSIYLVNGIKLQGQVESFDQFVILLKNTVSQMVYKHAISTVVPSRPFNVGNHQGGGSNYNAQQDDSASEQ is encoded by the coding sequence ATGGCTAAGGGGCAATCTTTACAAGACCCATTTTTGAACGCACTGCGCCGTGAGCGTGTTCCTGTTTCAATCTATTTGGTTAACGGCATCAAGCTCCAGGGTCAGGTTGAGTCTTTCGACCAGTTCGTGATCCTGCTGAAGAACACAGTGAGCCAGATGGTTTACAAGCACGCCATCTCTACCGTAGTGCCTTCCCGTCCATTCAACGTGGGTAACCACCAGGGTGGCGGCAGCAACTACAATGCCCAGCAGGACGACAGTGCCAGCGAACAGTAA
- the tsaE gene encoding tRNA (adenosine(37)-N6)-threonylcarbamoyltransferase complex ATPase subunit type 1 TsaE, whose product MTDVKIFLENDAQTVEIGQKLAQRIRPPLTLYLTGELGAGKTTLSRGLIQSLGHKGAVKSPTYTLVEPYELPGVEVYHFDLYRLADPEELEFMGIRDYFSDTSLCIVEWPDRGQGLLPEADLHLHLAYSGAGRELNIHAGSEAGRTVIEQLAE is encoded by the coding sequence ATGACAGACGTTAAGATATTTCTCGAAAATGACGCCCAAACCGTAGAAATCGGTCAAAAGCTAGCCCAGCGTATTCGTCCCCCGTTAACTCTTTATCTCACTGGTGAATTGGGCGCCGGTAAAACCACATTAAGCCGCGGTCTTATCCAGTCTTTGGGGCACAAAGGGGCGGTAAAAAGTCCAACTTACACTCTTGTGGAACCTTATGAACTTCCTGGCGTCGAAGTATATCATTTCGACCTCTATCGCCTTGCCGATCCGGAAGAGCTGGAGTTTATGGGGATCAGAGATTACTTTTCCGACACCAGCCTGTGTATAGTAGAGTGGCCTGACCGGGGTCAGGGGCTATTGCCCGAAGCCGATCTGCATTTGCACCTGGCCTATTCAGGTGCCGGGCGTGAGCTTAATATCCATGCCGGTTCCGAGGCTGGCAGGACAGTCATTGAACAACTTGCTGAATGA
- the hflX gene encoding ribosome rescue GTPase HflX, whose amino-acid sequence MFDRYEAGETAVLVHIDFTDEGSREDLAELQLLVESAGARAVGVITGSRRAPDRKFFVGSGKAEELAAMVAATDANVVIFNHALSPAQERNLEQVCHCRVLDRTTLILDIFAQRARTHEGKLQVELAQLRHMSTRLVRGWTHLERQKGGIGLRGPGETQLETDRRLLRGRIKTINRRLEKVDKQREQSRRARQRSDMPAVSLVGYTNAGKSTLFNTLTSSEVYAADQLFATLDPTLRKLDLPDGAAILADTVGFIRHLPHDLVAAFKATLQETREADLLLHVIDCADEKMRDNIEQVQAVLKEIDADEIPQLIVCNKIDLVEGLQPAIDRDDTGKPFRVWLTAQQDQGLDLLRQAIQELVGNVIAELTLKIPATAGHYLGQFYRLDAIQQKEYDDLGNCILSVRMSDADWRRLAKQSQGELETFIVDTATDRVVC is encoded by the coding sequence TTGTTTGATCGTTATGAGGCGGGAGAAACTGCGGTTCTTGTCCATATCGATTTTACCGACGAAGGCAGTCGGGAAGATCTCGCCGAATTGCAGTTATTGGTGGAATCGGCGGGCGCCCGCGCCGTTGGTGTAATCACAGGAAGTCGCCGAGCGCCGGACCGCAAGTTTTTTGTGGGCTCCGGTAAGGCAGAGGAGCTGGCCGCCATGGTGGCCGCGACCGACGCCAATGTGGTGATATTCAACCATGCCCTGAGTCCGGCTCAGGAGCGAAACCTGGAACAGGTGTGCCATTGTCGTGTACTCGACCGGACGACCCTGATCCTGGACATTTTCGCCCAGCGTGCCCGGACACACGAAGGTAAGTTGCAAGTGGAGCTAGCGCAATTGCGCCACATGTCGACTCGCCTGGTGCGGGGCTGGACTCACCTGGAGCGTCAGAAGGGCGGTATCGGCCTTCGCGGTCCGGGTGAGACCCAGTTGGAAACCGACCGTCGCCTGCTGCGCGGCCGGATCAAGACGATTAACCGTCGTCTGGAGAAGGTAGACAAACAGCGTGAGCAGAGTCGTCGGGCGCGTCAACGCAGCGACATGCCGGCGGTATCCCTGGTGGGGTACACCAACGCAGGAAAGTCGACCCTGTTCAATACGCTGACCAGCTCAGAGGTGTACGCCGCCGACCAGCTGTTCGCGACTCTGGATCCTACCCTTCGCAAGTTGGACTTGCCCGATGGCGCCGCCATTCTTGCCGATACCGTAGGATTTATCCGTCACCTTCCACACGATCTGGTTGCCGCATTTAAGGCGACACTGCAGGAAACACGTGAAGCCGACCTCTTGCTTCATGTGATTGATTGCGCAGATGAAAAGATGCGTGACAACATTGAGCAGGTGCAGGCGGTTCTGAAGGAAATCGATGCCGATGAGATCCCTCAACTCATCGTGTGCAACAAAATCGACCTGGTCGAAGGCCTGCAACCGGCCATTGATCGGGATGACACCGGAAAGCCTTTCCGGGTCTGGTTAACTGCGCAGCAGGATCAGGGATTGGATTTACTGCGGCAGGCAATTCAGGAGTTGGTGGGCAATGTGATTGCCGAACTGACCCTGAAAATCCCGGCCACGGCCGGGCATTATCTTGGCCAGTTTTATCGACTGGATGCGATACAGCAGAAAGAGTATGACGATCTGGGGAACTGTATCTTGTCTGTTCGTATGTCTGATGCCGATTGGCGCAGGCTTGCTAAACAGAGTCAAGGTGAGTTGGAAACCTTTATTGTCGATACAGCGACTGATAGGGTAGTTTGTTAA